AAAGCCAAACCAAGACAAGCCACTGGATGTGAGCCCCCTTTCAGCATACCAAGATCCAGGCGAAGAATCAGAGAACACTGAGGGTGAGGAAAAAGGATTAGGAGGCGAGAAGGGAGGAGCAGATGGATGCGAGAAGGAAGGAGAGTCGATTGCAGAGACTTCTGTGAGGAATGAGGCAGAAGAGAGTGCTGCCAAGATGGCTGAGTGTCCGGACCTCGCATCTGAGGCACTAAAAAGTGAAAGCCAAACGGAACCTGCAAAGCTACCAGAAGAAGCACCTCCCGAGCCAGTGGTGGAGGCAGAACCGCAACTTCCAACTGCCCAATCTGTGGCAAAAGCTTCACCAGTGGTGTGACTAGAATCAGTGAAGAGGAAATTAGTATTGAAGGATGAACCAAGGGAAACAAGGAAGCCAAAGCGTGTGTCGCAAAGGTGTCTTGGGCGTGGGATGACCAAGAAGACGGGGGCAGCCACTGCATCTGAGGCAGTAAAAAATTTCAAGTGACGAATATCGGGAAAATTCTACAATACCTGGGGAGATTCCCGACTCGACAACTAGCCAGAAGGAAAGCCACCCAATCGAGGAACCAGAAACACCTGCTCCTATTGGCCAGGAGGAAGGAaatcctacaaaacctggggaggaccTAACAACAACTCCATCTAGGCCAGTAGAGGAGGTACCCGTTGAAACCCAGAATCGTCAGCCTACTTCCTAGGAAAGACCTTCAGCACCCAAGAGCCTGAAAGAAGAGTTAGAAGAAGAAAGGTACGAGTTAGAACGGAAGGGGAAGGGAAAAGCCCAAGTGCAGAAGAAGGAGAGCAGCAAGAAGGCCCGCACAGCCAACACTGGGGTTGTGATCAGGGAACAGAGTAAATGAGTCGTCTAACCAGGGAGGAAGAGAGTGATGAGGAATACTACTCAAGTGAAGAGTCCGATTCCGATGACGATGTCTCTTTGGAAGACGAGGAATATCATGAAAGACAGCTGGTGGGTAAGCACCGCGAACTCGTCCACCTTCATGTGGAAAGAATGGAGTACCAGCGTTGACAAGTGGAGCTCGATGATGAGCTAATGGAAGACATGAAACATTACAGTACGAAGAAGCTCCAAGACGCCTTTGACGATAAGGAAGATAGCAGTAAGCAGATTAAGTGCAGCAAGGTACTCCATCAACCTTCTCTGGATGATTTAGCTATATGTGAGTCGTTTCTGTCGTATGTAAGAgcattgggttttgaatggttaTTGGAGAATAGAGACCCGGATATACCAGTTAGGTTAGCAAAGGAATTCCTTACCACATTCAGGTTCCAGGTCACAACGGACCTGGATGAGGTTTTTATTTCCTTTATAGTTTTGGGATAAAGTTGTTAATGAgtttgattgagtggaccgtgaGGCTAAGGATATGTAGCCTAGAAGAGGCCATAAGGCCTGAATGGAGAAGCAGGGAGAGAGGGATACCCAGACGGCATGTGGGGTTCAACCCCCAAGCTGCTTGGGAAGAATTGACACACCTAGCCGCTGGCCAGTTCGCCTCCACGCTATCCAGGTCGATACATTTCAACAATCCCACCCTCTGACTTGTCCAGCTGTATTTGGATTATAACCTATTGGGCCAGACTAATTCGGCCGTGAGGACATCAATGACGTAGTTGTACATGTTATGGTGCACAAAGCGCGGCAGAAGACTACATTTAGGATTCTGGACAGCTTACCAATGCCACCCGACCGatcagttagttttctttttagttttcagttttcttttattttattcctgtTTAGTTGTAGGTAGAAGTAATTGTGTTTCAGTTTCTATGTATACAAACCCCCATTCacaacacttagcctattcattagtctaagtgtgagaagtaaagggtttgcaaCTTTAACGCATGTGTAtatgttttctgtgtttttgTCGTATCCATGTTATTCTCCCACTTAgtctattgcatagtctaagtgtgagaagttttaggtatataatatatgttttgttatgtgttttcttgtATTTCATCTAATAttctctcacttagcctattgtatagactaagtgtgagaagtttttagacGTTGCATGTTTTGTCCctgttttgttatttttgtctGTGTGTCTATCCcatttttccacttcacagcccgtACCTGATGGGAGGCActagtgaagtgggaggggggagataatggccagtacgatttgtatatatgtgttagtttgtttttaggatttttgtTCTAGGTCCTTTTAGGATAGTTTTTTTTAGGATATGTGTTTAATGaacgggcttaaaactcaactgtttCAAACTGACGATGAGGGGAATTGATGGAAATAAAGCATGCTAAACAATGGAACCACCCCTCCCAATAGATCCTAGTCAGTGTAGATGATGCaaatatgagagaaaagcccgaCCTTaaagccaaacacgaaagctctcttaaatggtgagttacaggcctaaagtggaaccactttccactaaacatataaaaaagaagagtggctgccacatgatgtCTAGGGTGAAGTGATTGCGTGTAGCAAAATCCTAAGGGCATTAAGAACCCCCCCCtccacacacacaaaaaaaatcctTCCCTCAGAACCCCTTTTCTGGCCCCTCTTTTAACCCCtatataacccactagccactgggactgtgtgtatgAAAGGCATGAGGCAGGGAGGCAACTGACCAAGAAGGTGAAATTAAAGATCCAACTGGAGAAGAAAtgcaagaaaaaagaaaagaaaaatggacCAGGCAAACGCTTGAGTCCCAAAAGGAGAAAGAGAATAGAAGTAAACGGCCAAGCGCCCAATCGAAGAAGATCAAGCCAAAGAAGGTCACCCAGCCAAGCGCCCAAGTACACACAACTCCCCCACATCAGAATAAAGTAGTTtagttttgaaccttagagccttaggaacatccaccccaaacgtTACAAGCCCacagccccattacaagccttaaagtccCTTAGGAGCTActcgtgagatctaagtccgaagcatctgtggtccAGCGTATTAAGAGaagcagtcctaacattcctggtggggaatgagtgactgagcgaatctagtgtttggccgagagtttgggtaatcttgacgagcggatacACTGGCTAGGAAGGAacaggggggcggcagaagtttgAGGctgatggttgaaaatatagtcTGTTCAATGTATTTTTACGTGTTTTACTTTCTGtgttttttctttatatatgtgtacccatttgttttctttgtttgttttctttgcGTCGTTTTTTTTAAGTGTTTGTGTGTCTTGTTTTAGATTAGGGTCGGCCAGGGAAGTAACcaagctagaattcgacttacttgtttttgtttgttcATTCACGCTTGAGGGAAAACAtgtgttaagtgtgagcagtttgataagtcatattctaggccttggttactagtCATTATGATGTGATTAACATGGATTATCTACAAGAAAGTTGCCTACGTGTGTAGGAAAAAGGGTACAAACCAGTAGGAGAGAAGTCAGacaattcaggtgaaaagggcgccAGAAGGTGCTATACTggccaggatgcatgccaaaaaggctcgacaTGGAAAAGGAAGGATTTCCAAGAATGACCAACTACACGCATGGGCAAAAGAGACATTTCACAAGGAAAGTCAACCCTAAAAGtgagggcaagccaccctataaatagaagggtcacttggagagagaaCGGACTACTCACCATTACCAAGAAGATCATCATCTCACTACACACTTGACTCTAGTTCGAAAAGCCCTCTCTCGGATTTCCTTAGTTCCAGCAGCAGTCTGATTCCTGcacttctcattcctcgccacagccatggtcacctgaagatTCCGTCCACCCACCGGAGAAAGTTCACAGTCGTTCCAGCCAGTTAGCATCGTAGCAGAAACACCGCTTCATCGCCTGTGGGGCAAAATAATCTTTAATCGTTTTTCTTAGCTTAACTTTAGTTGTTTCATCTTTCGAATATTTCGTAATTTTAGTTGTCTTTTGGATTCTAAAGTATTCTGGTATGGATTTGCTCTTAATGAAGTTTGATTTCACTTTTTGTTCATCTTATGGGTTGCAACATGTTCATTCGGCCTTGCTTAGATAGATCTGGAATTTTAGTGTAGAATCTACATGTTTAAGTAAGAAATTCTTGTGATTTAGTTAGATCTGGATGCTATGTGTTTTTCTTGTTTGTTGATCGGTTGAATCTGGAAATTGCATGAGTTCGTAGCCGAGAAATTTCTGTCACCTCGCATATGTGTAGCCGAGAAATTTTTGTGTTGCTTGGTGGAGAAGACAACGTCCTTTTCTGCTTTTTGGACCACTTTTCACTTTTAGttgcttttattttttgtcCTTTACCTTTTCAGAGATCCTAAACAGTGGCAGCCCTGCACCACCAAATATCTCATGTTATTCTGTTTAGCCATTTATAGTAACATTCCACTTTTCACATGTCCCTGAAACACTTTGTCTAACATATTCACGTACACCGCCAAATGCCGATGATTGTCACGCCCACTGGTCAGTAGAGTAGATTTCTTAAATTCCCTACCTAGATaaaaactcaacccaagcgtggtagcaaaCCAACCTTCCAGATTATCACCGCAATTGCTCTGACGTGTCCATAtatgtgggattcgacccttacatccattatactagccagtagaagtggttTGAGGAATTTTTGTTGATACCAGGTTTAGGCTGTCATGACAACTACTCAGCTAGGTTGGGATATCCTCCTGATCAGTTGACCACACCACTACCCTAGaaaaacctgctctttcagcgGTATGATAACACTCCTTTTAAACAAGAAAGGCATATGTTTGCAAATGTGAGAATATTACTTCATCCGTCTAATTTTAGGAGTCTCAATtgcgacacgagttttaagaaatgtaaaagaaagttaatgaaaaaaataatgaaatatgagtcctatttttatatattaattttataataaaatgtgagtttaataaagttaataaaatataggacctattaccatttatgaaaGATTCTAACTAGAACTTTCAAAATTGGACAAGATTTGTGGTTGGTGATTTTATTATGGGTATGCTTGTCGATTATTatgtgaaataaaaatattctgtAATTTTCAAATTGTTTGTGAATAATTAactcataatttaataaattaaattcccTTGTCGATTTCTCAAATTGTTTGTAAATAATTAACTCACCAAGTGTTGTTACCGTTTTTTCTCTTTCTGAGTGATGTTTTTGGGCAGCTCAAAATAGCATCATAAGTCCACCAACATCTGGCTTCACACCTATATATGACAATCTTTTATTGAATCGATGGTGAAGCAACAACCCAACAACGCACCATTTAAACCAGATAACAATGAATAGGCTCGATTTATCGGGCCAATCAGACACCAAAATTTATTACTCtacttttaaaattattatatttcttgATTTACGGCATATGATTACGCATACAAACTTAAAACTAACAAACAACTTACAGATGTCACGAATGCgttttactccctccgtgccagaagaatatgcattattttccttttagtccgtctcacaaaaaatatgcactttctaatttttgaaattcttttctctctattgaggtggacccattctccactaataatactttaattactttatctctctacctctctcttacattactaattttgcattaaaactcatatcgaatccaaagtgcatattgTTTGGCGACAGAGTGAGTATTATAGTAGATAGTAAAACTCGTTAACCGTGACTGGGGATGGGGATTAAGAAGAGCACATAGAAATGAGGGAAAAGAAACATTGATCAATCATACAGTTAAGGGTTATTCCAAAAGAATATACTTCGAATAGAATAACATGATTATAAATATTTGAGTTAAGGTCATCCACATCCgtgtctcaataccgtctcttaaccgtttCATCCCatcactattcatgggctccactgcactttttaccccgtctcttaatcatctcatccattaactattcattaaatttcatttttcatttttatttccaacaaattcaattaatgaaaacacacttcattaaataaaagaaaattacaatttaaaattctaaaaaaaaaaaaacacagaattaaaatcctaagaaaattaaaaaaaagcacataattaaaatcctaaaaataaaaaagacataatttaaaatactagaaattaaaaattgcacccttaaattataaaaactactccgccggcgaatcatcccccgaaggcggtggcggtgcccTCAAGCTaggtggaggcggaataccaagttgatTTGCCAGATACTCAATGTCGGCAAGATGGACTTGATATTGgagaggcgtcatgcgggaagtgtcagccatcgtggaggtgaagtacatggacattagggaggacggcggcccttgggagcccgcctggcttgattcgcctcggcccctcccccaccctctagccgccttcgccgccttgttcccttgcggccgacgtcgTGTACcggaggagccccctgcatcgattgtcgggaactcaacctcttgtgaggcgttgccttccccgccctcactagacgagtattagCCACCCGCTGTATGCTTCGTGTGTTTCaagctcgagcccgtgctggaatCGACACCGCCAGCCTACCTATCAAGATGTTTGaccgcctcccaaacatcgggaAATTTGAAATCATTGTCGGTGTCGGATTTGAAGAttcgcaaagccgctctcatAATGTTGgatccactggctccgctttgaTATTGCTCTGCTTCCCTCTTGTAGATCCCACAAAAtcttttgacatctctgtcggcTCGCTCAAAATGAGCTCGAAGCATCTTTAGGTTGCGGCGGAAGGCCCCCCTCGGCTTATTTGCGTTGTATACGACGGTGACCTTATCCCAAAAAACTTTGCggttttgttgattcccgaGGATGGGATCGTTCGACAAACTGATCCAAGCGTCGAACAGAGCCATCGTCTCCGCTTGTGTGTATGGATGATAGTCGCCGTCCTCTCCGTCCAGCACCGCCTCCGGAatatcctccctaatttgggataatccatgCGTTTGCGAGCTCCTCATCCCCAAGGGAGGAAGACGATAGTATGCATCAACTGAAAAAGATGGTGTTTGGTACGCCGGCGTCGCCGAGCACCGGAAGCACCCAAAACATTGTACATATCCCCCTAGTCGACAAACACGTTCAAGTCGTAGCCGCCGCCGGAGTTTCCTTCACCAGacatttttgcagaaattggaaaggaaagagagatgatatagtgtttgtgtgaaaaaatggtgagggaattgtgtgtgtgtagtgttatttatagatgaatgtgggaaaaaaaggaaaaaaataacgGCCGAAAAAAATGGtcgaaaatttattttatttatttattattattcagatttttaaaaaataattaaaaatagccTAAATCGACGCCCGCTCGCACaaccagcgagtgggcgtcacgcaccaACCGCTGCTCGCCACGTGGCCGACGCGCCGATTTCGTGTATGAGAGTACTATTTAAGCATATAAGCCCCACTTGGATCAGCATCCTACATTCCATAACGGCTCAACttgtatatatagaaatataTGTAGGGTCGAGTACAAAGGTACTCAATGAATACATTGTcgaaagatataaatatacatttataaatcattgtcaagccatcatcaccaTAATACTCGGGGGTTCTCCTTAAAAAGGCCTGGCTTACCAAATTCTTTTACTTAAAAGTTCGTCTGATCACACTGAGTTCGTTCTGTAATTTGCCATATAACATTCCTTCTTGTGCCGGGAAAGTGGGCGCTTTCCATGGACACCGAACGCCAACCCTCTCAATGACACACAGACCAAGTgtacactagtctgagtagggacacTCTCCTtgctgggacccgaattcgatttcttACTTTCTTTGGCATAGCATATTCGGTATAACCAGACAGATATGCATCATTTcctaaaacaaaatattatGCCTAGACAATATCATTTGCATAAATATATAGAGTATTACAAAAccgtttcatatttttatttgtatataagATAGAAAGTTCACCTTGTAGGCTTCCAACTCCGTAAAATAATACTAACTCGCTCGAAGTTAAGTTTCTTGCGATGGACTTTGTCCAATAAAAGATAAACGATTAAACTtcaagaattaaataaaaacgtaTGATATGCATCTTATCTTCTCGTTCTTTCAAACGTTAACTCTTTCGCTTAATTAAATTgagatatttaattattaaaaacaattaatcaagagattaattaattaaataacttcAAGACTTTACTTTACTCAAATTATTCAAGCACGcgcatatttaaaataattcaagaaaacataAATCCAAAAAGTTACTAGTTTGATCCAaacttaataattaaataatctatTAAAGAATtcaaaaatcatactccctcgtCCCTCAATAGCatgcattatttcctttttcgtccgtcccaaagagtatgaacaatccaattttagaaactctttgctctctaataaggtgggagctcattctccactaacagtATGTAAAAAGCTTTCTCtatctatttctctcttactttactaatactattaaaactcggaccgaacccaaagttcatattatttagagatggagggagtatccaACAACATAAACTATGACAAGAGGAAATTAGAAAGCATGGGCTCACATATTATCATTTATATTTAAGCCCAAGCACATAACCAAATTAAAGAGGACCAacctaattaataaaataagaaccCAAAAGAATAAATGAGGGAACATCTCTATCTCACCTCTTTACATATTTCTCTCAACTCTAACACCTCCTGCCGGAAATTGACCAGCCCAGCTCGCCGAGAGGTAAGGTTATCGtttttctcatttcaaaacTTGATTTTGAAAGCATGAAACTTAAAACTTGTTTCTAAAAGAAATCAATTCCGCCGTAGACTGTCGCAGGGCAGAATCTCCGGGACGAGGTGAGGTTCTCATTTCTCTAAATTTTTTATCGATTCTATGACTTTGCATATATTGGAGTATCAAGTATGTAATTTGGGCTAAGAAGCATAGAATAAAATGGTTTTCAtacttgattttgatttttggatcTAGAAATTAATGATTTGGTGAGCTATTGAAATTCGATGTCAGATTGTCAGCTCTATTCATTGACTAATGAATTAGGTATAAAATTCTTAATATTTGACTGATAGGAGTATTTAGTGAATAACAACagaaaactctgattttatccGACTGTTTTCGAGTTTGAATTTGTTGTTGATACTTGATATGCATTTGTAATGGTTCTTGTAGTTATCATGTGGAGTGTATGATTGTGGTAGATAATATAAGAGCAATAGATATGTTTAGTAATGCTCATCATTTTCCAGGTGTTGGCCTTAGCCATCGGTTTTCGCAACAATGAGCTCAGAAAATGAAGACGCAGCTCTGAAGAGGCGACTATCGTGCACCAAGTATTTTGATGCGCTCTACTTTTGTTATTGTATGATGGAATCTTCCATTCATTACCTCCTTAGTACTTATTTTTGTAATATAAGGCCTCAATTATAGAATTTAGGTTTGTTCGTTTCTGTTTCTTTTGCATATGCTTGGATATTTTATGAGTTGCAGTTTTGGCTGAGGAATATGATTGAAAACGTAGTGAGATTGTTGTTTCTTGGGGTGGATTATCggcaaatttattttattggatCTAGGATTTATATTGATTCTGGCTAGTTTTAGGTTCTATGCGAATGAGCACACCAAATGTTTGTTATTAGCTTGCTTTTTGAATAATGAATACATTCAGGGACTCAAATTGATTAATTTCAGTTTTATGACAGCCCCTTTTTATCAGATGCAACAATACTACCGCATTGGTGAACTTGACAATTGTTTCGGAAAATGGAGTGCTCTCTATGATTGCTTGTGTCTCAAGACCAAAAAAGCTACTGAAGTTGAGGTATGTCTGTAACAATTGCTTACTTACTTTGCTATTATGTTTGGAACTGTGTGTTTTATCAGCCTTATGTTTCAGGATTAGGATGCATGCTATGTTTTATGAGTTGGTGTATGAATTTTGTGTCATTCTAGTCTTGATTTCATCATTGTGAATTGTGAATATGACATATTTCTCAAAGTGGTAAATTTTTAACTCTTGCAAAGGTTATATCATTTGGTGTAGTTTACGGAAGTAGCATGGATTAGGCAACTGTTCACATTGTTTTCTGCTTTATTGTCTTCTACTGAAAACACTGAGCCCTGAGGCATACTTAGAAGCTTACACATCATGAATGAAAGAAGAACGGAAAGGAAGTGAGGGATGATAATTGTTAAGAGTTTTCTATGGCGTACATATACTAATAAAAAGCTTGTTATTTTCTCTGGATGTATGTTCCTTCTATAATCAGCTAATATCCAAtagtataaaaatcaaaataagttGGCTGCATGTGGTAGTATGATGCAGTTAAATCTCATTTTTTACTTGGGGGATGTTGGCTGGATTCAAACCTGCTCCTAGTAAGGGGACTGTGTATGCAATTTGATAACCGTGGCTGCAATAATTGATTCGAGCATCACATGGATCTTTTAAGATATTGTAATAGCCCATTTAGATTTCATGATCCTGTCCCTACTCATGACAAATAATACTGTCTCTTGCATCTTATAGGCAAAATATTTCATGTTGGTCAATCTACACTTAATCGTCGCGTCTCTGCCAAAACCATCTTGTAGTGCGACATAACACTTTTAGCAACCTAGTTAAATGTCATATCTGCTAGAATGACTAATCTCACATGAGATTAAGGGACTGTTAACTCACATTTTCCTTTATAATCTCACATTTTAGTTTTTCTCACTTTCAGAGATTTTTTGAACTTAACAGAAACTAGTACTCTTATCTTGTTGCAGAGTATATTAGAAGCTCGCGAGAAAGCCCAGACTCATATATGGACCTTTCGGACCCCAAAAGAAGCAGAACGCTTTTGGAATCAGCACTACGGACATCTATATGACGACAAGTAGAAGTTTCTGCTCATTCAGAATCTTGCATCTTTAATTCTTATGCCAATGGTATTATCGATTTTATTCCAAAGTGTTCCAAAGAGGGTTTGTTCCAAAGAAAACAATGGCTGGAGTCTTGTTTAAAAGAGGGTTTGGTCATTTTAACATGTGTACCTccatgtttttttatatata
This sequence is a window from Salvia splendens isolate huo1 chromosome 14, SspV2, whole genome shotgun sequence. Protein-coding genes within it:
- the LOC121765957 gene encoding uncharacterized protein LOC121765957 isoform X2, with the translated sequence MSSENEDAALKRRLSCTNFMTAPFYQMQQYYRIGELDNCFGKWSALYDCLCLKTKKATEVESILEAREKAQTHIWTFRTPKEAERFWNQHYGHLYDDK
- the LOC121764277 gene encoding glutathione S-transferase T3-like translates to MRSSQTHGLSQIREDIPEAVLDGEDGDYHPYTQAETMALFDAWISLSNDPILGNQQNRKVFWDKVTVVYNANKPRGAFRRNLKMLRAHFERADRDVKRFCGIYKREAEQYQSGASGSNIMRAALRIFKSDTDNDFKFPDVWEAVKHLDR
- the LOC121765957 gene encoding uncharacterized protein C227.17c-like isoform X1; the encoded protein is MSSENEDAALKRRLSCTKYFDALYFCYSPFYQMQQYYRIGELDNCFGKWSALYDCLCLKTKKATEVESILEAREKAQTHIWTFRTPKEAERFWNQHYGHLYDDK